A single window of Actinomycetota bacterium DNA harbors:
- the hemA gene encoding glutamyl-tRNA reductase, translated as MHIIVSGLSHKTAPVEVREKFALSGPRLEQALLTLSSREYLSETVIISTCNRSEIYAVASDPLHFKAEIREFLPSLCGLEAAEIAKYLYFKETDEAVSHLFSVAASLDSMLVGEAQILGQVKEAYEAALESGVTGSIFNRLFREAILIGKRVRSETSIGENAISISSVAASLAKKVFESLEGRTVLVLGAGEMGELAVKNLIASGASSIFVANRSFAAAEEMAKRFDGRAVKFDDFPAELTRADIVVGSTAAPHSVVTKEQVAAAMRARRGRPIFFIDIAVPRDIDPKVDELENVFLYDIDDLKSVADLNLAERKKEAAKAARIVEAGVVSFVSWLGSLEVVPTILALKREAEEIRSFETEKFLSKLSHLSAADKETIDALSSSIINKLLHRPIISLKECANTKGGYVHIDSLRRIFSLTEGGDDKE; from the coding sequence GTGCATATAATCGTAAGCGGCCTGAGCCACAAGACGGCGCCGGTCGAAGTGAGAGAGAAGTTTGCCCTCTCGGGACCAAGACTCGAACAAGCCCTTTTGACGCTTTCCTCAAGAGAATATTTGAGCGAGACCGTCATCATCTCCACCTGCAACCGGAGCGAAATCTACGCCGTAGCGAGCGACCCGCTCCACTTTAAGGCCGAGATAAGGGAGTTTCTGCCCAGCCTCTGCGGCCTCGAGGCGGCCGAGATAGCTAAATACCTCTATTTCAAGGAGACCGATGAGGCCGTAAGCCACCTCTTCTCGGTCGCGGCCAGCCTAGATTCTATGCTGGTCGGCGAGGCTCAAATATTAGGTCAGGTCAAAGAGGCCTACGAGGCGGCCTTGGAGAGCGGAGTGACCGGCTCCATCTTCAATCGGCTCTTTAGGGAAGCCATCCTGATCGGCAAGAGGGTGAGAAGCGAGACATCGATCGGGGAGAACGCCATCTCGATAAGCTCGGTTGCCGCCTCCTTGGCCAAGAAGGTCTTTGAGTCTCTGGAGGGGCGGACCGTCCTCGTCCTTGGGGCGGGCGAGATGGGCGAGCTTGCGGTCAAAAACCTCATCGCAAGCGGAGCGAGCTCCATCTTCGTGGCCAACCGTAGCTTTGCCGCAGCTGAAGAGATGGCCAAGAGATTCGACGGCCGGGCCGTCAAATTCGATGATTTTCCCGCCGAGCTAACTCGGGCCGATATAGTCGTCGGCTCGACGGCCGCTCCCCACTCTGTGGTCACCAAGGAACAGGTGGCTGCGGCCATGCGGGCAAGGCGCGGCCGGCCCATCTTCTTCATCGATATAGCCGTGCCCAGAGATATCGACCCCAAAGTCGATGAGCTGGAGAACGTATTTCTTTACGACATCGACGACTTAAAGTCGGTGGCCGACCTAAATCTGGCCGAACGCAAAAAGGAGGCGGCCAAGGCGGCCAGGATAGTCGAGGCCGGCGTCGTCTCTTTCGTCTCCTGGCTGGGCTCACTTGAGGTCGTTCCGACCATCTTGGCCCTGAAGCGGGAGGCCGAGGAGATCCGAAGCTTCGAGACCGAGAAGTTTCTCTCCAAACTCTCTCACCTCTCTGCGGCCGATAAAGAGACAATAGACGCCCTTTCGAGTTCGATAATAAACAAACTGCTTCATCGCCCGATAATTTCACTCAAGGAATGTGCCAACACCAAGGGCGGCTATGTTCACATAGATTCCTTGAGACGGATCTTCAGCTTGACCGAAGGCGGTGATGACAAAGAATGA
- the hemC gene encoding hydroxymethylbilane synthase, with protein sequence MKRKKIVIGSRESRLALFQTSLVAERLKSDFEVEIVKIKTTGDKILDSALSAIGDKGLFTKEIETALLDGEIDMAVHSMKDLPTELPAGLMIGAILEREDAGDALISKGNLPLAKLPKGAKVATSSLRRRAQLLSLRSDLEVVDIRGNLDTRINKFDGGDLDAVVLAAAALIRMGHKERIAQKFTPDEMLPAVGQGAIGIETRAGDERVYAAIAGLNHPATSVAVLAEQAFLRRLEGGCQIPVGALSSLDDEGLELIGLISDLSGKRLIKGWMIDEEIRPEELGKNLAENLLKQGAGEILKEIRERAPGDKDG encoded by the coding sequence ATGAAGAGGAAAAAGATAGTTATCGGCAGCCGCGAGAGCAGGCTCGCCCTTTTTCAGACAAGCCTTGTGGCCGAAAGGCTTAAGAGCGACTTTGAGGTGGAGATAGTCAAGATCAAGACGACCGGCGATAAGATTTTGGACTCAGCCCTCTCGGCTATCGGAGACAAGGGCCTCTTCACCAAGGAGATAGAGACGGCTCTGCTTGATGGGGAGATAGATATGGCCGTTCACAGCATGAAGGATCTGCCGACCGAGCTTCCGGCCGGGCTCATGATAGGGGCCATACTAGAAAGGGAGGATGCCGGCGACGCCTTGATCTCGAAGGGAAACCTTCCCCTGGCTAAGCTTCCCAAAGGGGCAAAGGTGGCAACCAGCAGCCTTCGCCGCCGGGCCCAACTATTGAGCTTGAGAAGTGATTTAGAGGTGGTCGACATCAGGGGCAATCTCGATACCAGGATCAACAAGTTCGATGGCGGCGATCTGGACGCCGTAGTCTTGGCGGCGGCCGCCCTCATCAGGATGGGGCACAAGGAGAGGATCGCCCAAAAGTTCACCCCCGATGAGATGCTTCCGGCCGTTGGTCAGGGGGCCATCGGCATAGAGACAAGGGCCGGCGACGAACGGGTTTATGCGGCCATAGCGGGCCTCAATCATCCGGCCACCTCGGTGGCCGTTCTGGCCGAGCAGGCCTTTTTGCGTAGGCTCGAGGGCGGTTGTCAGATACCGGTTGGAGCGCTCAGTTCGCTAGATGATGAAGGTCTTGAGCTGATCGGGCTCATTTCGGATTTGAGCGGCAAGAGATTGATAAAGGGCTGGATGATCGATGAAGAGATCCGCCCCGAAGAACTTGGCAAAAACCTTGCCGAAAACTTGCTCAAACAGGGGGCGGGCGAAATACTCAAAGAGATAAGGGAGAGGGCTCCAGGTGATAAGGATGGCTAA
- the cobA gene encoding uroporphyrinogen-III C-methyltransferase — translation MAKGKVFLIGAGPGDPGLITVKGKEATSAAGVVIYDYLVNPALLKYANEQAELIHVGKSGAFHTLEQDEINNLLVDKARAGWTVARLKGGDPFIFGRGGEEALALAAEGLEFEVIPGVSSAYAAPAYGGIPVTHRGMATSVSFITGHEDPTKEESEIDWQALAHLKGTLVFLMGVKNLGLISKRLTEAGKSGATPAAVIRWGTTASQETVKGTLSDISDKVKAAGLKPPAITVIGQVVNLSDDLAWFTKKPLFGKRVVVTRARSQASALSAKLAALGAEAIEFATIKIVPPTNFEALDLAISSITNSKLPSPDSKPAFDWIVFTSANGVKAFMERLNHLGTDLRDLSGIKIAAIGPATAGELGMHNLKADLIPTEFVAEAVAQALKSEGVSGANILIPRAEEARDVLITELEAAGAKVTVAPVYKTVIDGAGGERARAMLAKGEVDFITFTSSSTVKNFAKSFKGNNTGELLKGVKIASIGPITSSAAKELGLKVDIEAKEYTIDGLVEAICSYEAK, via the coding sequence ATGGCTAAGGGTAAGGTCTTTCTGATAGGGGCCGGCCCGGGCGATCCCGGGCTCATAACGGTCAAGGGCAAAGAGGCTACCTCGGCGGCCGGCGTTGTCATCTACGATTATTTGGTAAATCCTGCTCTGCTCAAATATGCCAATGAGCAGGCCGAGCTCATCCATGTGGGCAAGAGCGGCGCATTTCATACCCTAGAGCAGGATGAGATAAATAACTTGCTGGTCGATAAGGCCAGGGCCGGTTGGACCGTTGCTCGCCTCAAAGGGGGAGATCCCTTCATCTTCGGGCGGGGCGGCGAAGAGGCTTTGGCGCTGGCAGCTGAGGGCCTTGAATTTGAGGTCATCCCGGGCGTCTCCTCGGCTTACGCCGCTCCGGCCTACGGGGGCATTCCGGTCACCCATCGGGGGATGGCAACTTCTGTCTCTTTCATCACCGGTCACGAGGACCCCACAAAAGAGGAGAGCGAGATCGACTGGCAGGCTTTGGCCCATCTCAAAGGGACGCTCGTCTTTTTAATGGGGGTCAAAAATCTTGGCTTAATCTCAAAGCGTCTGACCGAAGCGGGCAAAAGCGGGGCGACACCTGCCGCCGTCATCAGATGGGGGACGACCGCTTCCCAAGAGACGGTCAAGGGCACTTTGAGCGACATCTCGGATAAGGTGAAGGCGGCAGGGCTCAAACCTCCGGCCATAACCGTTATCGGCCAGGTGGTCAATCTCTCCGATGACTTGGCCTGGTTTACCAAAAAACCTCTCTTTGGTAAGCGAGTGGTCGTTACTCGCGCTCGCAGCCAAGCGAGCGCCCTTAGCGCAAAGCTTGCCGCTCTTGGGGCTGAAGCCATCGAATTTGCCACTATAAAGATAGTGCCGCCCACCAATTTTGAGGCGCTAGATCTGGCAATTTCTAGTATCACTAACTCCAAACTCCCGTCTCCCGACTCCAAACCAGCCTTTGATTGGATCGTTTTTACCAGCGCAAACGGGGTTAAGGCTTTTATGGAAAGGTTGAATCATCTTGGCACAGATTTGCGAGACTTAAGTGGAATAAAAATTGCGGCCATCGGGCCTGCCACAGCAGGTGAGCTTGGGATGCACAATCTAAAGGCCGACCTAATCCCAACCGAGTTCGTGGCCGAGGCGGTGGCCCAGGCATTAAAAAGTGAGGGTGTTTCGGGGGCAAATATTTTGATTCCAAGGGCCGAAGAGGCGAGAGACGTCCTGATAACCGAGCTTGAGGCGGCCGGAGCCAAGGTTACCGTTGCCCCGGTCTATAAGACAGTCATAGACGGAGCGGGCGGCGAGCGAGCCCGGGCGATGCTGGCCAAAGGCGAGGTTGATTTCATCACCTTCACCAGCTCTTCTACGGTAAAAAACTTCGCTAAGAGCTTTAAGGGCAATAATACCGGAGAGCTTTTAAAGGGCGTAAAGATAGCCTCAATCGGCCCGATAACCTCATCTGCTGCCAAGGAGCTGGGCTTAAAAGTTGACATTGAAGCTAAAGAGTATACGATTGACGGGCTCGTTGAAGCGATCTGTAGCTATGAGGCAAAGTAG
- the ahbC gene encoding 12,18-didecarboxysiroheme deacetylase, producing MIGISKLYMGAVEPSDALRYGRRSNCLPSHLLQFSIDKKPVIVWNCTKRCNLNCVHCYSRSTDEGGQGELTTAEAKAMIDNLADFGAPVLLFSGGEPLTRKDLPKLAAYAKVKGLRAVISTNGTLIDKEMAQVLKEIGLSYVGISIDGLREVHDNFRRKEGAFEAAIEGLRNCKEAGIKVGLRFTMNARNATEIDGVFDLMEKEDVPRICFYHLVYSGRGSELKEEDLSHNDTRAALDLIIERTKRMFAAGKNPEVLTVDNHADGPYLYLKLLKEDPERAAKALELLKMNEGNSTGIGIGCISWDGSVYPDQFWRNHLLGNVRERPFGQIWTDTSNPFLAGLKSRKPLIKGRCASCKWLNICNANFRARAEAVTGDTWESDPACYLTDEEIGL from the coding sequence ATGATAGGAATATCCAAACTATACATGGGAGCGGTCGAGCCGTCCGACGCCTTAAGATATGGGCGCAGGTCGAACTGCTTGCCCTCGCACCTCTTGCAGTTCTCGATCGACAAAAAACCGGTCATCGTTTGGAACTGCACCAAGCGCTGTAATTTGAATTGCGTCCACTGTTACTCCCGTTCGACCGATGAGGGCGGCCAAGGCGAGTTGACCACGGCTGAGGCTAAGGCGATGATCGATAACTTGGCCGATTTTGGCGCGCCCGTCCTTCTCTTTTCGGGCGGCGAGCCGCTCACCCGAAAAGACTTGCCTAAGCTTGCTGCTTACGCAAAAGTGAAGGGGCTTCGGGCCGTCATCTCCACCAACGGCACCTTGATCGACAAAGAGATGGCCCAAGTCTTAAAGGAGATCGGCCTCTCTTACGTTGGCATCAGCATCGACGGCCTGCGCGAGGTGCATGACAACTTCCGCAGAAAAGAGGGCGCTTTTGAGGCTGCTATAGAGGGTCTTAGAAATTGCAAGGAGGCTGGGATCAAGGTGGGCCTTCGTTTTACTATGAACGCCAGAAACGCAACTGAGATTGATGGCGTCTTTGATCTTATGGAGAAAGAAGATGTGCCTCGCATCTGTTTTTATCATTTGGTCTATAGCGGACGCGGCAGTGAGCTTAAAGAGGAGGACCTAAGTCATAACGATACCCGCGCGGCTCTAGATTTAATTATCGAGCGGACAAAAAGGATGTTTGCAGCTGGCAAAAATCCCGAAGTTTTAACGGTGGACAATCATGCCGATGGGCCATATTTATACCTTAAGCTTTTAAAGGAAGACCCAGAGCGGGCGGCCAAAGCTTTAGAACTCCTTAAGATGAATGAAGGCAACTCAACGGGGATTGGCATCGGCTGCATAAGCTGGGATGGCTCGGTCTACCCCGACCAGTTCTGGAGGAATCACCTCCTGGGAAATGTGCGAGAAAGGCCATTTGGCCAGATTTGGACCGATACCTCCAATCCTTTTTTGGCGGGGCTTAAAAGTAGGAAGCCCCTGATTAAAGGAAGATGCGCGAGCTGCAAGTGGCTGAATATCTGTAACGCCAACTTTAGGGCTCGGGCTGAAGCGGTGACCGGCGACACCTGGGAGTCCGACCCGGCTTGCTACCTCACCGATGAGGAGATCGGGCTGTGA
- a CDS encoding type II toxin-antitoxin system HicB family antitoxin has protein sequence MRTFTAVVERCSETGLYVGFIPGFPGAHSQAETLDELNENLKEVIAMLHEEGEPELEGEFVCIQNAIRL, from the coding sequence ATGAGAACTTTTACCGCTGTTGTGGAGAGATGTTCTGAGACTGGCCTTTACGTTGGGTTTATTCCAGGATTTCCCGGAGCGCACTCACAAGCCGAAACCTTAGACGAACTTAATGAAAACCTCAAAGAGGTAATTGCCATGCTTCATGAGGAGGGAGAGCCAGAATTAGAGGGCGAGTTTGTATGTATTCAGAACGCCATCAGGTTGTGA
- a CDS encoding DUF4160 domain-containing protein, with the protein MPTVFKIGSYRFFFYAGDWGEPKHIHVEADKKVAKFWLDPVVLQVSGGFNRIEISQIYKIINENQKEIEEAWDEYFGT; encoded by the coding sequence ATGCCGACGGTGTTTAAAATCGGCTCATACAGATTTTTCTTCTACGCTGGTGATTGGGGTGAACCTAAACACATTCACGTTGAGGCCGATAAGAAAGTTGCTAAATTTTGGCTAGACCCAGTTGTGCTACAAGTTAGCGGCGGGTTTAATCGTATTGAAATTAGTCAAATCTATAAGATAATTAATGAGAACCAAAAAGAAATCGAGGAGGCCTGGGATGAATATTTCGGCACTTGA
- a CDS encoding DUF2442 domain-containing protein — translation MNISALEIEVPRIERADIAEDTLTVDLSDGRTISVPLAWFPRLMHSTLKERSNWRLIGKGEGIHWDDIDEDISAQSLLFGKPSGESQESLKKWLKSRKSS, via the coding sequence ATGAATATTTCGGCACTTGAAATAGAAGTTCCAAGGATTGAAAGAGCTGATATAGCCGAAGATACATTGACGGTTGATCTTAGCGACGGAAGAACTATCTCAGTTCCTTTGGCATGGTTTCCAAGACTTATGCACTCTACCCTTAAAGAGCGCAGCAACTGGAGATTAATTGGCAAAGGTGAAGGCATTCACTGGGACGATATTGATGAAGATATCAGTGCTCAAAGTTTGCTTTTTGGGAAACCCTCAGGTGAGAGCCAAGAATCTCTCAAAAAGTGGTTAAAGAGTAGGAAATCTAGCTGA